In the Candidatus Tisiphia endosymbiont of Melanophora roralis genome, ACTATGATTATTCTCTAACGGTTTGAAGCATAGTTAGTTCCTCAAGGTCAATATCGTTGTTGCAAAGACGTATTGCGGTTATAAGCTTATTATCTTCTAAAACTTTGCTAAGTATTTTAATTCCTTCTAAACCTATACGAACTGCGATAAATTCTATATAAGTTATATTATTGCTCTGCAAAACTCCTTTAAATATTTGTGCCGCAATATTAATGATATTATTTATTTTTTCATTTGTAAAATTATTTTGTGGTTGATTTTTAACATCGTTAGTCATAAAATTAACTCCTGTTTTTTGTTTTGCGAAAAATAGACACTGAGGTTAGATTGTAATTTGTTCGATTGTCTTCTAACCTCGGTGCTGACACTACACCACGTAGTATCGTCTTGCATGAATACAATTATTTTTCCGCAGAGTAAAGGGAATTTTTTAAGTTTTTTAGAATAATGTTAATCTAGTAACAGTCGCTAAAATTGTTATTATAGTTTTTGATGGTTAATATTTTTGTTGTTCTGAACTTTCAGTGGAGTAGTTTTGGTTATTGTATTTTTAGGAAGATGAAATGAACTGGTGTCATATATCTAGGCTCTGAACAAAATTTAAATTACTCTATTTTAACTTTTTAGCTGCAAATTATAAGATTTTTTTGAAATAGGATTAACTATTATGGCAAAAATCTTACTAACTTTCGACAGTTATGCACTCCGGTGTTCGACACTCGTACTCCGAGTAGCAATTTAGTTTTGGGAAATGGTATAAGTTCATAGTTTAATCCCCACAATCCATACCTCATCAGGGTTTTACTATTGCAAGAGGTAGGTCAGATGTGATTACAATAGAGGATCAAACACTGCTTACAATTTACACTCTACTTACTTCAGGAGTAATTTTAGCATTAATCTAGTAGTAGGTTCATGTAGTTCTAGTACTTCTATATTTTCATAAGCCTCAGATGCTAGAAATGTTATAATACAGGTGTTGATTTTTTAGTAACGAGCCTTGACGCGGTTAGATATACAAGATATAATAATGTACTAAATTTTTTTATCAAATAGTATTAGTGCTAACTATATTTAGTGATATAGTATACAAATTAACAAAATAGCAATAGCAGAAAATGTTTAATCGAATATATACTCAAGTTCTAAAAAAATCCCCTTGGGGAGATTCTGAAGAGGAAGAAAAAAGTGAATATAATATATTTACTAGACCAAGGAAAAAAAATAAGTTTAACCTTAATGATTTCTATAATAAGTTTGGCTTCAACAATAACATAATGGTGTTAGTTTTGTTGTCGTTAGTTGCTGTTTGGTTTGCCTCCGGAGTTTATGAAGTTAAGGAAGGAGAGGAAGCTGCAGTAATGAGGTTTGGTAAGTTCGTTCGTAAAGGATTCCCTGGTTTGAATTATCACCTTCCCTTACCGTTTGAACAGGTAGTAGTTGAGAAGGTAAACCAGTCTCGTAGAATTGAGATCGGCTATAGATCAACAAGTAGCCTTAGGTCTAATATGGACAACACCAAAGCTGTGGCTGCTGAAAGTACTATGCTTACTGGCGATGAGAATATTGTTGCACTAAATTGTGATATAATGTGGCATATTACTGATTTAGAAAAATATATTTTTAATATTGTTAATCCAGAAGATTCTGTAAAAACAGCTGCTGAAAGTGCTATAAGAGAAGTT is a window encoding:
- the hflK gene encoding FtsH protease activity modulator HflK; the protein is MFNRIYTQVLKKSPWGDSEEEEKSEYNIFTRPRKKNKFNLNDFYNKFGFNNNIMVLVLLSLVAVWFASGVYEVKEGEEAAVMRFGKFVRKGFPGLNYHLPLPFEQVVVEKVNQSRRIEIGYRSTSSLRSNMDNTKAVAAESTMLTGDENIVALNCDIMWHITDLEKYIFNIVNPEDSVKTAAESAIREVIGNTPISSILSDQKQEITNKIEALTQKILDHYNAGVGIEKVQLLKAEPPAEVIDAYRDVQTSKADKEREINQAQSYNNDILPKARGQAAKIVQEAEGYRQEVISRAEGDSKRFAAVYTQYVANKSITKDRLYLEAIENILTDTSKVIMGTNGVLPHMAIQQNKIKE